The DNA segment GCATTTTTTAATACATTAAAGGTCAACTTGATAAGTTCGTTTGTCCTAACACTTCTGATTAAACCGCCATACTCATGGTTTACCATTAGTAATTGTACGTTTTTAGGATTCGTACAATACCGTGAATGTGTTTTTATAACGCTAACAGTACCCACGTATACCTTATTAACGCCCTTCCACAGGCGAAATATTAAGAATCAATTATATGAATAAAAGAAGCCGGCAAGGTTCATTTGCCGGCTTATAAACTGTTTCCAGGTAATATTATTTATTGCTTGCGCTCTTTTTTTACAAAAGTCATGAGCAAGGTAGGCAGGAAGATGAGGTTGGTAAGGGTAGCCAGTACCAGGGTGAGGGAAGTAAGCCACCCCAATGCCTGGGTGCCCCCAAATGCACTAAAACAGAAGATGACAAACCCTGCAATAAGCACCAGTGAGGTATAGATGATGCTGATACCCGTTTTATGAATGGTGCTGATGACTATTTCCTGCGGGGATTTATCACTGCCCTGCAGCTCCTGTTTATAGTTGACCAGGAAGCGGATGGTAATGTCAATGGCAATACCAAGGGCTACCGAGAATACCAATACGGTAGAAGGTTTAATGGCCACGCCGGTCCAGCCCATTACCCCGGCGGTAATGATGAGCGGAATGATGTTCGGCACGAGCGAACACAAGAGGATCTTAAAGGACCTGAAGAGGTACAACATACAAAGGGCGATGAGCAGGAAGGCCCAGCCTATACTTTCTTTGAGTCCATTGATGATGAAGGCACTGCCTTCGAGGAAGGTTACAGTAGTGCCGGTAAATTCAACCTGGTACCTGGCTGTATCGAATAACTGGCTGCTTTTGTTCTGTATAGACTGAATGAGCTCGGGCAAACGCTTGCTGCCCACATCGGCCATGTTCACACTGACACGGGTACGCTGGCGGGTACTGTCCATGAAAGAACGCACCACCCGTGTAAAGTTGTTTTGTTTGCCTGTGCTGTCTTCGGCTTTGCTGCCCAGGTACTGGGCCAGGAAACCGATGTCGAAGCTGGTGGGCAGGCCATATTGTACGCTATCTCCCTCATAGTAAGCCTGCCGGGCAAATTTCAGCCCCTCCACAATGGAGAGCGGCCGCGCCATTTCCGGCTGGGCAGTGATGAAAGCCGAGAGGGAATCAATTTTACCAAAGGTTTGCAGCATGTTGGCCCGGAGCCCGTTCTTCCTTTTGGTATCTACCACTATTTCCAGTGGCATGACGCCCTTAAAGTGCTTTTCAAAGAATTTGAGGTCGGTATAGATCTTATCTGTTTTGGGCAGGTCATCCACCATGAAGCCCTCTGAACGAAGGCGGAAGATGCCGGCCACTGCCGCTATGAGCAGCACGCCGGTAACGAGGTAGATGATGGCACGGTGACTTACCGACCATATTTCCAGCCTGTCCAATACAGAGAGCAACCATTTGTTATCGAGGTAACGGGTATGACGTGATTTGGGCGGCGGCAAAAAGCTCAATACTACCGGAATAAATATGATGGAAATGAAGAAGAGGGCCATGATGTTGATCCCTGCCACAAATCCAAATTCTTTGAGCACCGCACTTTTGGTGAGCGCAAATACACCAAAACCGATGGCGGCCGCAATGTTACAGAAGAGCGTTACAATGCCCATGCGGCTGATCATTTCAGTAAGAGCTGTATGTTTCCTGGTCGCCGGATCGGCAATATGCGCCGTATCATTCCAGGCCGTATGAAATTTGTTTAAGAAGTAGATACAGTTGGGAATACCTATGACCACCACCAGCGGGGGTATGAGGGCATTGAGGATGGTGATTTTATACCCCATGAGCACCATGGTGCCCAGGCTCCATAGTACACCAATGATGACCACCGCCAGCGAGAGGCCCATGGCGCTGAAGCTGCGAAAAGAGATGAGCAGCAGGATAGCCGACAGGATGATAGACCCCAGCAGGAACCATTGCATTTCCCGGGCTACCTTGGTAGCAATGTTGGTGCGCACCAGCGGCAGGCCGCTGTAATGCATTTCTATGGTGTGCTTTTTGCCAAAAGCATCGCCTACTTTTATGATATCTGCCACTACATCATTCCGCTTTTTTGAATTGAGCACGTCTTTGTTGATGCGGATACCTATTAAGTAAGCTGATGTAGCCGGATTGTATAGTAATCCCTGGTAGAAAGGCAGGCTGTGGAAAACGGCCACACTGCTGTCAATAGCAGCCTGAGACAGCGGACCGGGGGGAAATACCGGTGACGGATTGAGTTTTTCAGCCGCAGAATCCCTGAGCAGGTTGGTAGCAGCCGGCACGTTTAATACATCTTCTACCGCCTGCACTTTTTTCAGGTCGGCCACGAGGGCCACGTAGTCATTGAATATTTTTTCGGTGAATAGTTGTTCTGTTTGCACACCAATGACGAGCAGGTTGCCATCTTCTCCAAACTGCTGGCGGAATGCCTGGTAGGCCTGGTATTTGGGATTGTCGGTGGGGATGGCCCTGGTAAATTCATAGCTCAACTGCACTTTGATAGCATGCCAGGTCATGAAACCGGTAACGGCCAGTAACAGAAAAAGTAATGTCCAGCGGAATCGTAGTATAAAACGTGCAAGGCTTCCCCACATG comes from the Paraflavitalea devenefica genome and includes:
- a CDS encoding efflux RND transporter permease subunit, with translation MWGSLARFILRFRWTLLFLLLAVTGFMTWHAIKVQLSYEFTRAIPTDNPKYQAYQAFRQQFGEDGNLLVIGVQTEQLFTEKIFNDYVALVADLKKVQAVEDVLNVPAATNLLRDSAAEKLNPSPVFPPGPLSQAAIDSSVAVFHSLPFYQGLLYNPATSAYLIGIRINKDVLNSKKRNDVVADIIKVGDAFGKKHTIEMHYSGLPLVRTNIATKVAREMQWFLLGSIILSAILLLISFRSFSAMGLSLAVVIIGVLWSLGTMVLMGYKITILNALIPPLVVVIGIPNCIYFLNKFHTAWNDTAHIADPATRKHTALTEMISRMGIVTLFCNIAAAIGFGVFALTKSAVLKEFGFVAGINIMALFFISIIFIPVVLSFLPPPKSRHTRYLDNKWLLSVLDRLEIWSVSHRAIIYLVTGVLLIAAVAGIFRLRSEGFMVDDLPKTDKIYTDLKFFEKHFKGVMPLEIVVDTKRKNGLRANMLQTFGKIDSLSAFITAQPEMARPLSIVEGLKFARQAYYEGDSVQYGLPTSFDIGFLAQYLGSKAEDSTGKQNNFTRVVRSFMDSTRQRTRVSVNMADVGSKRLPELIQSIQNKSSQLFDTARYQVEFTGTTVTFLEGSAFIINGLKESIGWAFLLIALCMLYLFRSFKILLCSLVPNIIPLIITAGVMGWTGVAIKPSTVLVFSVALGIAIDITIRFLVNYKQELQGSDKSPQEIVISTIHKTGISIIYTSLVLIAGFVIFCFSAFGGTQALGWLTSLTLVLATLTNLIFLPTLLMTFVKKERKQ